From the Candidatus Micrarchaeota archaeon genome, the window AAACGGGTCATCGGGTTAGATTGGAAGAGTAGATATAAATCCGTGTTACAGGCGTACGCGTCGATGTTTTCTTTGGTGGAGGTCAATTCCACGTTTTACAAACTTCCGAAGAAAACAACAGCGGAAAGATGGTACAACGAAGCCGCAGAAGTGAACAGAGACTTCGAGTTTACTGTGAAAGTTAATCGGAAGATTACTCATGATGACATGTTCGGTAAGGAATCGTACGAAGTGATGGAGAACGTTAAAGAGGTTGCAGAGGCGCTGAAGGCAAAGGTGCTCCTCTTCCAGACGCCTCCCGGGTTTAAACCTACCACGTCCAATAAACGTAAGATGGTTGAGTTCTTTAAAACGGTTGACCTTTCGGATTTTATACCCGTATGGGAACCGAGGGGAAGATGGTGGTCGCAACCAGAATCGATCCTCCGGATATGCAGACGGTTTGACATCACAACCGTTGTAGACCCTTTTCACTATGACCCCGTATATGTTAACGAGTCGGGTGTCTGCTATCTCCGGTTGCACGGGTTGAACAGGCGTAGAATGTACGATTACAAGTTTACAAAAGATGATCTGATCAAACTCAAAACCAAGGTATTACGTTACGATTACGACAGGGTCTACGTGTTGTTTAACAACATCTACATGTATCAAGATGCGGGAGAATTCATCCGTATACTGAACGATGAGTTCTGAACATAACAAAAACTTCTCTTCATTCCGTAAGTTTGAGCGGTCGGATACGTTTGACCCGTTCCATGACCTCCTCAATAACGTTGTCCACATCTTTAGACGTGACCCTTCCGTTACTTCTCCTTTCCACGATCTTTTTGACCACGTATTCTACCTTGTAATAGTTTTTGAATCGTTCGTTCAACTCCTTCCACTTTATACCCTTCAACAGTTCGGATAACTCTTTGTTCAACGGAAGGTCTCCCTTGACCATCAGTAACGCGATGCTCGGATATCCCAGATATCCTTTGAATCTGGACCCGTTATCGTCAGAACTCACGTAGACCCTACCGTTCTTTTTCCTGTATTTGAGATGGTATGTTCTGTCACCCATGGAACTTTTGCAAACGGCATCGTTGTTCCCGACAACGATCCTGCGGTCAGCGATGGCACCCATAGCTTCCAAAACCTTTATTCTGGGCGGCAGTTTCCAAACGTCCCCGTCAGTTTTTACGGTGTCGGAAGTTTTCTTCACGGTCATGCAATCCACCCCGATTTCTTTGTCAATCTGTCCCGTGGAGTTCCCGTTTCCACCTACGTCCGCACATCAAATAAAACCCATCCCGTTTTATAAAACCGTTAGGTTCGTCCGGCCGATATTCTCCGATTTTGCAGACAAAAGAGGACAATCATTATAAACAATATCATCCTATTTAATAACCGATGAAGGTTGCTATTCTCGGTGATACGCATTTCGGTTATACCAGGTACGAAGAAGACAGTTATGTTCAGGGTGAGGAAGCGTTACGTTCCGCTTTCGAACGTGCGGACATAGTGCTCCTTGCAGGCGACATCTTCCATCATAAGGTACCATCTCTGGGAACGTTGGCGCGCGTGGCGGACATCTTCCGAAACCTCTGTAAAGATTACATGGTTCATGATGTAAAGTGCAGCGTGATCGAGAACGGAGCATGTCGAGAGATCGATTGGTTGGGGTTGCCTATCGCCGCCATCCACGGTACCCATGAGATCTCTGGCAGAAACATTACACCTGTTAAACTGTTGGAACGGTTGGGTTTTTTGGTGGATGCGGGTGGTAGAACGGTTCTGTTCGAAAAAGGGGAGGACCGTGTGGCTGTTACCGGGTTGGGCGGTGTTGCCGAAGAGTTTGCTAAGAAGGCGATCGAGAAGATGGACCCGAAACCCGTGCCGAACGCGTTCAACATATTCATGATTCATCAATCTATCCGGGAACTGATGTACGACGTTGCCGGTACGTTCATGAGTATATACGACCTGCCGAAAGGGTTTGATCTGTACGTGAACGGACATATCCATAAACCTGTTGAATGGAATAAGGACGGGATCCTTCTTCTGATACCCGGTAGTACGGTGCTTACCCAACTCAAAAAAGAGGAGCAGAAGCCTAAGGGATATTGGCTCTTCGATACGGATACTAAGGATTACAGGTTTATCGAGATCTGTTCCCGACCTTTCATATATCGCGAGATATCTGTTGACCGTGACCAGTTATCGGATATCGAAGCGAAACTGAAGGATACGGTTAAGGATGTGCTTGAGAGGGAGTATAAGAAGAAACCGATCATCAGAATACAGTTGGTCGGCAGGTTACCTAAAGGATTAACCCCGGGCGATGTCCCGTCCACTCTACCGACACTCGATACGGACAGGATCTTTCATCTGCAGATCGATAAGAACGGGTTGGAGAGTGAGGAGTTCGTCAAAAGTGTTCAGCAGGTTCGTGAGATGAAGGAGAACAACGTATCCGTCAAAGATTTCGGTTTACGTATCCTTTCCGAACGACTTAGGGAACAGGGTATAACTCTGGACCTGAACAGGTTGTTCGAACTGTTGCTCGAGTCACCGGACCAGTTCTATGAAGTGTTCAAAAATCTCGACCCTAACGAACTGAAGACCGAACCGTCCGAACGTACGGTTACCGACGTATCCGACAACTCCACCGTACGAAGAAGTCCGAGAAGCCCGTCACAGAACGGTCAACAGAAACTTATTCTTTAAACCCTTTTTAAGACCTCCTTGACCAGTAGTTGTACAACACGGAAAGTGATCTGACTGCATCGTTTGGCGAAGAGAATGCGGGTATACCGTAACCCGATAGTATGTGCGTATAACGTTGCGTGTATTCGCCTCCCGTGGCCACGACGACCAACGGTTTATCAAACGATTCGAACCTTTTTATCAGTACGTTTATTATGTCATCGTTCATGCTGACGGTTTGGAACAGTACTATCACTACGAACATGTCTATGTTGGAATCCTTAGCGAGTACGTCCAAAACTTTGGCGTATCTGTCTGCGTCAGCATCACCTATCAAATCGAGCGGGTTACGGATGTTCGTGTATTCGGGTAGTTTGGTTTTAAGTTGGTTAACCGTCTTTTGAGAGAACTGAGCCAGATGAAGACCGTGCCGTTCAATCGCATCGGCCGCTAACACGCCGTTACCGCCACCGTTTGTGATGATGGCAACCCGTTTACCTTTCGGTTTCGGTAGTGATAACACCTTTGTGAAAAGGAACAGGTCGTTCAACGTTTCGGCTTGAATGGCCCTTGTCTGCCTGAACACTGCTCTGTAGGCCATAGCACTACCCGCCAACGTACCTGTGTGTGATAGAGCCGCCTTGCTCCCTTTCTCGGTGTTACCCGCTTTTAACACTATCACGGGTTTACGTCTGCACACCCTCGACAACGTCTCCATGAACCGTTTACCGTTCTTTGTCCCCTCCATGTACATAACAATGGTCTTCGTGTCGTTGTCAGCAGCCAGGTATTCGAGCAGGTCCGACTCATCCGTCTGCGCGGCGTTACCGTAGGATGCAAATTTTGATATGCCTATCCGTTCGTAAGCCATAAGGTCCAACAGGCAACCGCCAACCGCACCGCTCTGTGTTATCACGGACACGTGCCCGGTCTTCGGACGTTGTACCTTGTAATGGGGGAGAAAGATAGTGTCGAGATGCGAATACGCATCGAACACGCCCATCACGTTCGGTCCGAGCATTACCATTCCGTATCTGTCTGCCGTTTCAGTGATTCTCCGTTCCAGGTCTGCGTTACCGACTTCTCTGAACCCGCCCGATATCACAGTAACCGCACGTACACCTTTACGGCCGCATTGTTCCAGAATGTTCGGGACCAACCGTGCAGGTACGGCTATGACCGCCGAATCGACCCTACCGGGTACATCGAGAACAGTTGGGTAACATCTCAGTCCGAGGATTTCCGTAGCGTTCGGGTTGACCGGATAAATCTTGCCGGGGTACGAGTTATCTATCAGGTTTTTGACTATTACGTTCCCTATCTTGCCCGGATGCCGTGAAGCACCTATAACGGCTACGCTCCTGGGGGCGAACAGATGTTTCATCTTCCTGAAAAAACTCTTTGCTCTACTACCGTTCGCATGCCGATACGTTCTCCGACCGGGTTGTTCTGGTCCGGAACCGGTAACGCGTCCGTCAGATGTTATCACCCTGACATCTACAACCGTGTATCCGTTCTCGTCGGCTATCACGGGGTTAAGGTCTAACTCGGCTGGGTCGGTGTCCATCAGAAGGTTGCATGTTTTTAACAGAAGGTCGGTCAGTTTTCTTTCGTTGACAGGTTTACTACCCCGTGCGCCGCTCAGTATCGGATGCGCTTTGATCTCGTTGATCATCTCTTTAGCGTCAGACCTTGTGATCGGACATACCCTAACGGAAATGTCTTTGTACACTTCAACGAATATACCGCCTAATCCGAATATGATTAACTGTCCGAACTGCGGGTCACGTTTACCGCCAACGATGAGTTCTACACCTTTTGAGATCTGTTTCTGGATGAGGTATCCGGTTAACCGTTTACCGAACCGTTCCATGTTTTGTTCGATGGCTTTGCAGGCAAGTTTGACATCGTCATCGGTATGGATGTTGAGTTTGACCGCTCCGTATTCGGTCTTGTGTAAAACGTCCGGCGACAACGCTTTTACGACTACCGGGTAACCGAGCTCGCGCGCGCAGCGGACTGCGTCCGCTGCATCGCGTGCGAGCCGGTAACCAGCAACGTTTATACCGTATTTTTTGAGCACATCAAACCAGCATTCAACATTCCCGACCTTAGGTTCCATATGGCAAGACCTCCTCAATCTTCTAAAACCTTATTTCCCTCCGCTTCCTTTCCGAATTTCTATGAGTAAATGCCCGGATACCGATTTTTTTGGCATTGGAGTTATCTTTTGAAAAACCATAATAAACCGAGCGCTATCAGAAGTATCAGTACCACGATGAGGATTATATGTTTACTGTATCTTCGGATGTAGTAGGAGTACTTGCTCTTCCTACCCAACCGTTTTATCTCTTCGATAGATAGTTCACGCCGTCCTTCGCCCGTTTCTTCGGAAGTTTTCATACCGGCGGGTTTACGTCCCACCGCGCCTTTACCGCTTCTCATCAGCGACATCAGTTCTTCGCCTTCAGTCTTTTCAGGCAGGACTTCTTTGACCTTGACTTTACGTCTCAGTTTGCCGACTTTGTTAAACCCTTTTTCGGTGAGCATCAGCGTTATCTTAGCAGACCTTACAGTGTAGTCTATGTACCCTTTTTTGTAGAGTTTGTCAAGATGGTATGCAAGGTCGTCGCTCCGTATATGCATTATCTGTTTAACGTCCTCGGGAGTGACGGCACCGAGAGCGATCGTTTCAAGAACTGATCTGTCAAGGTCGGAGAATTCTTCCCTGCTCTTCTGATCGGCCAGTTCCAGTACGTATCTTCCCTTTTCTGTGATGACTATCGGTGTATGCCCCAATGTCTGTTGAAAATCTATCAGACCTTTAACTTTCATCGTACCCAACAGGTTTGCGGTTTCGAAAAAGCTGGTGTTTATCTTGCTGCCGAACTTTTCAACGGTCGAATCGGCATCTATCCTGTGTAACACTACGAGATCCATGAATTCTATCTCTTCCATGGTGTAAATAAAATCCATAACTGTTTAAATCCTTTCCCTCTTTACTTACATCGTGTTACATACCTGCCGATGTGCCTCGGCCCAACCGATGTTTCCTTTTCTTCGATTCTAATCAACAGGGGTGGTCGTGATGGAATGTGTAAATCGGGAACGCAATCTATCGACATGTCCGTGCACCTACGAACTGTGTCCGAGAAAAGGGATATGTTGCGAATGTATCAGATACCATCTTTCCAGAGGTGAACTGCCAGCATGCGCGTTCAGTAAAGAGGCGGAACGAACCTACGACAGGAGCATAGAACGGTTCATAAAAGATTGGCAGTCCAGAAAGAGGAAGAGTTGATTTTTTGTTAAATGAGTTGGTCTTTGAAAAAAATGGGAACTTTCTCCTTTAATCAGACATGAAGACCTAAAATCCTATTCTTATTCGATCTCAGCAGATGAAATACCATTCGTGCTAACACATGAAAATACTTAAAAACTTTTAATGGATTAAATATCAATGAAAGTACTATAAAAAGAAGATCTTACAATTGGTGAGGAATGATTCAATGAATAGAACTATAAACATTTCTTTCATCTTGATTGCATTTACGTTACTGACACTATTGGGATGTACAGACTATAAGGATAGTAACCGAAATATAACCTCAGAATTTTCTAACTGTGTTGTTCCAACAGGTGGGATGTTGGTCAATAAAAGTGTTGTATTCTGTCCAGGAGAATATAATCTTTCTGGAAGTATAATCATTAACGCCGATGATATTGTTGTTTTATGTAATAATACTGTGTTAAACAGAAGACAAGGGTTATTTGATTATATAAAAGGTATAGAAAACAAGGGACACAAAAATGTTACTGTTAGTGGATGCACACTCAAGAATTTTTGGTATGGGATATATTGGTATAATGGAACAAACGGTTTAATTGAAGATAACACTATTATCCATAGTGATAGAGGTGTTTTAATTGAAAAGGGTTTTGGAAATAAAATCATCAACAATTCTGCTGCTTTTAGCACCGTAGGAATAGAAGTAATAAAAAGTTATAGGAATACCATCTTTAATAATCGTCTTCAGGAAAATAGGCATGATCTTTACTTAGCACCAGATAGGTATAGTGGATGGGACGTGGAGATATGCAGCAATTTAATCAAAAACAACACGGGATCAAATGATCTTCCAATTGGGTATTATAACTACTCTGTAAATCTTTCTAATAAAAGATTCTCTCTATTAATCTTATGTGATGCGGATTATTCTAACCTAAATAACATCACTGTTGAAGGTTCGACGTTACAAACTAATAATGGAATGTATTTACTGTTTACTGATAACTCAAAAATTGCCAATTCAAGAAGTTATGGAAACAATTACGGTTTTTTCATTGATTCAGGTTCAAATAATACCATTATCAATTCAACTGCGACTTATAATGACTTTGGTATATATCTGTTTGAAGGATATAATAACATTTTCATAAATAATATAATTAGTTCTAATAAGGAAAGTGGTATGTTGATAGTGGGTAGTTATAATACTACAATTCTCAATAACACAATAACCGATAATCGGAAACATGGGGTTTGGATGGATAGGTCAAACGCCTTCTTTATCATTGATAACATAATTAACGATAACAATGTAACAGGAATTTTCATCGAAAGGTTTAATACTAGTTCTAAAAAAAGTAGCATTGTTAATAATTACATTCAAGAGAATCATGTGGAAGATATTTACCTATCTTTATCCGATGAAGAAACATGTCACAACATTATGATTAAAGACAACCTAGGTTCGATGAATTTACCTATCGGTTATTATGACCATCGTGTTAATATTTCTCACAAAACCTTTTCTGAATTGATCTTATGCAATGCAGATTATTCTAATATAAATAATGTCACGGTTCGTGGTTCTTCGTCTTGGAATAATAATGGTCTTATATTACTTTTTACAGATTATTCGAACGTCTCTAATTCAAAAAGTAATAATAACTATGAAGGATTCACAATTAAAGGCTCGTACAACACAATTATCAACAACACTGCCAACTATAACCAATATCACGGTATTTTAATTATCGGTTCCTCGAATACATTAATGAATAATACGGCAAATTATAATAAGTACGGTATTAAAGTACATAAAGGTTCTTCTGATAACTCCCTAATTAATAATATTTGTTGTCATAATCAACGTTCTGACATTGCACTTTACACAGTGAGTAATTTAACCGATAATTTCTGCGATAATTTGCTTGTCAAAGGGGTTAAATCCGCATGCTCTAAAGATTGTTCTATGGTTCAAAAACCTTTCGATGTTTTATCGACTTTAAAGTCACTGATACGGTCATTATTGATACATCTTGATTGAATTATTCAACAATTTTTCGTATCCTGCTTGTTTTATTGCGTTTTCAAATTCATCCTTTCTTGTGGTGGGAAAAATCAAAAAGAGACCGTTCCTAAGACGAATACCGTAGTAGGTCACCTGCTTATCAAACATGATCAATCGATCACCTTTATAATGCGAAGAGAGACCGAGAAATGTTAGCTTAGCTAAGATGCTATTATTAGGTCCTGGCTTAATCTGAAAGTTTTTCATCTCAACAACCTCGGCGATGTCCTGCCATTTGACAAATCTATAATCTACTTCGATCCCGTTCTCGTAAACACCATATTTGATACGGAAAACAAAAAACCTGAGAGTTATAACAAAGGCTCCGATGATGTTAAGTATGCACAACTGAGGAACATTCACAATTATATTGTTGTAGTACTCATACATGGTAAAACTTGACCCTTTTGATTTTAATGTGATAATCCCTACAAAGAATAGAAGCATCAAGTTGAAGACAATCATACTCAATAAAACCAATCTCCATGGGGATGGGTATCTTTCAAAAAACAATCGTTTGCCTTTTTCCATAAGATCTACCTATGCATGAGGATCAAGGTAGGAATTCTTTGCCCAATTGTTTAAGAATATCGTCATTTGCCTCAAAGTATTCTCTGACTGGTTTGAGCAGTTCGATCAATCGGTCGGCTACCGCGTTCTTCAGGTCTGCTGGATGGAGTTGTTTTTCTACGAACATTCTTTCAAGGTCTGCATAGTTTTCAAAGGAGACGGTACCACCGTACTTTTCAGGTCGTTCAACAATCAATTTACCTACCACCGGGAAGATGATGAATTTGCATATGCCTAGAACAGGATTATCTTCTATCACACCTTCCGGACAATAGGCCTTACGAATTTTACGTTTGATCGCA encodes:
- a CDS encoding DUF72 domain-containing protein encodes the protein MIKVGCCGWRYFRPKRVIGLDWKSRYKSVLQAYASMFSLVEVNSTFYKLPKKTTAERWYNEAAEVNRDFEFTVKVNRKITHDDMFGKESYEVMENVKEVAEALKAKVLLFQTPPGFKPTTSNKRKMVEFFKTVDLSDFIPVWEPRGRWWSQPESILRICRRFDITTVVDPFHYDPVYVNESGVCYLRLHGLNRRRMYDYKFTKDDLIKLKTKVLRYDYDRVYVLFNNIYMYQDAGEFIRILNDEF
- a CDS encoding DNA repair exonuclease encodes the protein MKVAILGDTHFGYTRYEEDSYVQGEEALRSAFERADIVLLAGDIFHHKVPSLGTLARVADIFRNLCKDYMVHDVKCSVIENGACREIDWLGLPIAAIHGTHEISGRNITPVKLLERLGFLVDAGGRTVLFEKGEDRVAVTGLGGVAEEFAKKAIEKMDPKPVPNAFNIFMIHQSIRELMYDVAGTFMSIYDLPKGFDLYVNGHIHKPVEWNKDGILLLIPGSTVLTQLKKEEQKPKGYWLFDTDTKDYRFIEICSRPFIYREISVDRDQLSDIEAKLKDTVKDVLEREYKKKPIIRIQLVGRLPKGLTPGDVPSTLPTLDTDRIFHLQIDKNGLESEEFVKSVQQVREMKENNVSVKDFGLRILSERLREQGITLDLNRLFELLLESPDQFYEVFKNLDPNELKTEPSERTVTDVSDNSTVRRSPRSPSQNGQQKLIL
- a CDS encoding acetate--CoA ligase family protein; amino-acid sequence: MEPKVGNVECWFDVLKKYGINVAGYRLARDAADAVRCARELGYPVVVKALSPDVLHKTEYGAVKLNIHTDDDVKLACKAIEQNMERFGKRLTGYLIQKQISKGVELIVGGKRDPQFGQLIIFGLGGIFVEVYKDISVRVCPITRSDAKEMINEIKAHPILSGARGSKPVNERKLTDLLLKTCNLLMDTDPAELDLNPVIADENGYTVVDVRVITSDGRVTGSGPEQPGRRTYRHANGSRAKSFFRKMKHLFAPRSVAVIGASRHPGKIGNVIVKNLIDNSYPGKIYPVNPNATEILGLRCYPTVLDVPGRVDSAVIAVPARLVPNILEQCGRKGVRAVTVISGGFREVGNADLERRITETADRYGMVMLGPNVMGVFDAYSHLDTIFLPHYKVQRPKTGHVSVITQSGAVGGCLLDLMAYERIGISKFASYGNAAQTDESDLLEYLAADNDTKTIVMYMEGTKNGKRFMETLSRVCRRKPVIVLKAGNTEKGSKAALSHTGTLAGSAMAYRAVFRQTRAIQAETLNDLFLFTKVLSLPKPKGKRVAIITNGGGNGVLAADAIERHGLHLAQFSQKTVNQLKTKLPEYTNIRNPLDLIGDADADRYAKVLDVLAKDSNIDMFVVIVLFQTVSMNDDIINVLIKRFESFDKPLVVVATGGEYTQRYTHILSGYGIPAFSSPNDAVRSLSVLYNYWSRRS
- a CDS encoding right-handed parallel beta-helix repeat-containing protein; this encodes MLVNKSVVFCPGEYNLSGSIIINADDIVVLCNNTVLNRRQGLFDYIKGIENKGHKNVTVSGCTLKNFWYGIYWYNGTNGLIEDNTIIHSDRGVLIEKGFGNKIINNSAAFSTVGIEVIKSYRNTIFNNRLQENRHDLYLAPDRYSGWDVEICSNLIKNNTGSNDLPIGYYNYSVNLSNKRFSLLILCDADYSNLNNITVEGSTLQTNNGMYLLFTDNSKIANSRSYGNNYGFFIDSGSNNTIINSTATYNDFGIYLFEGYNNIFINNIISSNKESGMLIVGSYNTTILNNTITDNRKHGVWMDRSNAFFIIDNIINDNNVTGIFIERFNTSSKKSSIVNNYIQENHVEDIYLSLSDEETCHNIMIKDNLGSMNLPIGYYDHRVNISHKTFSELILCNADYSNINNVTVRGSSSWNNNGLILLFTDYSNVSNSKSNNNYEGFTIKGSYNTIINNTANYNQYHGILIIGSSNTLMNNTANYNKYGIKVHKGSSDNSLINNICCHNQRSDIALYTVSNLTDNFCDNLLVKGVKSACSKDCSMVQKPFDVLSTLKSLIRSLLIHLD